One segment of Anatilimnocola aggregata DNA contains the following:
- a CDS encoding response regulator — MNERRTILHIDDDPAVLRLINARLHDHGYDVISCSDPVDIEELLLSTNARIVLLDISMPRADGLELLRQIKRYDGGIQVIMLTGLVSMNAVLDSLRSGAEALYFKPILNFEPLLEILSDSFRKTDRWRKTLEELRIRRAQVLVPSE; from the coding sequence GTGAACGAGCGACGAACCATTCTGCACATTGATGACGATCCCGCCGTACTAAGGCTAATCAACGCACGACTGCATGACCACGGATATGACGTGATCAGCTGTAGCGACCCGGTCGATATTGAAGAGCTGCTGCTCTCGACCAACGCTCGCATCGTGCTGCTCGATATTTCGATGCCGCGGGCCGATGGCTTGGAACTGTTGCGGCAGATCAAGCGTTACGACGGCGGCATTCAAGTCATTATGTTGACTGGCCTGGTGAGCATGAACGCCGTGCTCGACTCGCTCCGCTCCGGCGCCGAAGCTCTCTACTTCAAGCCGATTCTGAATTTCGAGCCCCTGCTCGAGATTCTCAGCGACTCGTTTCGCAAGACCGATCGATGGCGGAAAACGCTGGAAGAATTGCGAATTCGCCGCGCTCAAGTGCTCGTGCCCAGCGAGTAA
- the xylA gene encoding xylose isomerase produces the protein MAAAFPEVSKIKYEGPQSKNPLAFRWYDENEVIEGKTMKEHLRFSIVYWHTFRGTGSDPFGPGTAVRPWDDGSPSVENAVKRVRVAFELIEKLGAPYYAFHDRDVSPEGATLAESNKIFDTVVKALKEEQQRTGIKLLWGTANMFSHPRYMHGAATTCNADVFAYAASAVKKCLEVTKELGGENYVFWGGREGYQCQLNTNMKRELDHLAQFFHMAVDYAQKIGFTGQFLIEPKPKEPTKHQYDSDAAACLNFLRAYDLLPHFKLNLETNHATLAGHTMMHELDYAGFQGALGSIDANTGDLLLGWDTDQFPTNYYLTSEIMLMLLKYGGIGTGGVNFDAKVRRESFEPIDLFYAHIGGMDAFAKGLRVAAAIRQEGEFEKFVRERYSSWDSGVGAEVESGKATFETLEAYMLKKGEVAANRSGRQEWLENLFNRYL, from the coding sequence ATGGCTGCCGCGTTTCCCGAAGTCAGCAAGATTAAGTACGAAGGCCCTCAGTCGAAGAACCCACTGGCATTTCGCTGGTACGACGAAAACGAAGTGATCGAAGGGAAGACGATGAAGGAGCACCTCCGCTTCAGCATCGTCTATTGGCACACCTTCCGCGGCACCGGCAGCGACCCGTTCGGCCCCGGCACCGCCGTTCGCCCTTGGGATGACGGCAGCCCTAGCGTCGAGAACGCCGTGAAGCGCGTCCGCGTCGCCTTCGAGTTGATCGAAAAGCTCGGCGCTCCGTACTACGCCTTTCACGATCGCGATGTTTCGCCCGAAGGGGCCACGCTGGCCGAATCGAACAAGATTTTCGACACCGTCGTGAAGGCGCTGAAAGAAGAGCAGCAGCGGACGGGCATCAAGCTGTTGTGGGGCACGGCGAACATGTTCAGCCATCCGCGCTACATGCACGGCGCGGCGACCACCTGCAACGCCGACGTCTTCGCCTACGCTGCTTCGGCGGTGAAGAAGTGTTTGGAAGTGACCAAGGAATTGGGGGGCGAGAACTATGTATTCTGGGGTGGCCGCGAAGGTTATCAGTGCCAACTGAACACCAACATGAAGCGCGAACTCGACCACCTGGCCCAGTTCTTTCACATGGCTGTCGACTATGCCCAGAAGATTGGCTTCACCGGACAGTTTTTGATCGAACCCAAGCCGAAAGAGCCGACCAAACATCAGTACGATAGCGATGCCGCGGCCTGCCTCAATTTTCTGCGGGCCTACGATCTGTTGCCACATTTCAAATTGAATTTGGAAACGAATCATGCAACTCTGGCCGGGCACACGATGATGCACGAGCTCGACTATGCGGGTTTCCAGGGTGCGCTCGGTTCGATCGATGCAAATACCGGCGACTTGTTGCTCGGGTGGGATACCGATCAGTTCCCCACAAACTACTACCTGACGTCCGAAATCATGCTGATGCTGCTGAAGTATGGCGGCATCGGTACCGGGGGCGTCAATTTCGATGCAAAAGTTCGCCGCGAAAGTTTCGAACCAATCGACTTGTTCTACGCTCATATCGGTGGCATGGATGCCTTTGCTAAGGGGTTACGAGTGGCAGCGGCCATTCGTCAGGAAGGCGAATTTGAAAAGTTCGTAAGGGAACGCTACAGCAGTTGGGACAGCGGCGTGGGCGCTGAAGTAGAATCTGGCAAGGCAACTTTTGAGACGCTCGAAGCGTACATGCTGAAGAAGGGCGAAGTTGCTGCCAACCGCAGTGGTCGACAAGAATGGCTGGAAAACCTATTCAACCGTTACTTGTAA
- a CDS encoding c-type cytochrome has product MSKSISLLAAAGLLALTMLAGSLLTAGEPETAAERGYRWLTQKSYLPADFTQDVFDEAWTEWPEPLRTQAKNATPEERRKLAFSRYGLTPRPDDPTRPLQYVVDEKGVWTMNCFACHGGQVEGKVIPGLPNSRFALQTLTDDTRAYKLTHTRPLGRMDLGSLFVPLGTSDGTTNAVMFGVALMNFRDADLNVHKNRPPPKMTHHDMDAPPWWHFRKKEFLYADAFAGKGHRGLMQFMMVPQNGPTKFHEWEADFQDVFAYISSLAAPPYPHAIDQPLADQGRVAFNRVCAECHGTYARHKDETDTWPAKVIPLDELKTDPVRLQALSPAQRAAYGTSWFTDYGKVPNINEPKGYVAQPLDGIWATAPYLHNGSVPTLWHMLHPAQRPVVWKRTETGYDQKRVGLEVEMLDAVPADLNSAEQRQHFNTRGFGKSAAGHDYPDALSEDEKTAVLEYLKTL; this is encoded by the coding sequence ATGAGCAAATCGATTTCCCTGCTGGCAGCCGCCGGTTTGCTTGCGCTGACGATGCTCGCCGGCAGCCTGCTCACCGCCGGCGAGCCCGAGACGGCAGCCGAGCGCGGCTATCGCTGGCTCACGCAAAAATCGTACTTGCCGGCAGACTTCACACAGGACGTCTTCGACGAGGCTTGGACCGAATGGCCCGAGCCGCTCCGCACTCAGGCGAAGAACGCTACTCCGGAAGAACGTCGCAAGCTTGCTTTTTCTCGTTATGGCCTCACGCCGCGTCCCGATGATCCCACGAGGCCGCTGCAATATGTGGTCGATGAGAAGGGCGTTTGGACGATGAACTGCTTCGCCTGTCATGGCGGGCAAGTCGAAGGAAAAGTAATTCCCGGATTACCGAACTCGCGCTTCGCCCTGCAAACGCTGACGGACGATACACGCGCCTACAAACTGACGCATACCCGGCCACTCGGGCGGATGGACCTCGGCAGTCTGTTTGTTCCGCTGGGAACGAGCGACGGTACAACCAATGCGGTGATGTTCGGCGTCGCGCTGATGAACTTTCGCGATGCCGATCTGAACGTCCATAAGAATCGTCCGCCACCGAAGATGACGCACCACGATATGGATGCGCCTCCGTGGTGGCACTTCCGCAAGAAGGAGTTTCTCTATGCCGATGCCTTCGCGGGCAAAGGTCACCGCGGACTGATGCAGTTCATGATGGTGCCGCAAAACGGTCCAACCAAGTTCCACGAGTGGGAAGCCGACTTTCAGGACGTCTTTGCGTATATCAGTTCGCTCGCAGCGCCACCCTATCCCCATGCCATCGATCAACCGCTGGCCGACCAAGGCCGAGTTGCCTTCAATCGAGTTTGCGCCGAATGCCACGGCACCTATGCTCGCCACAAAGACGAAACAGACACCTGGCCGGCGAAAGTCATCCCGCTCGACGAGTTGAAAACCGACCCGGTCCGACTGCAAGCACTTTCGCCCGCTCAACGCGCTGCATACGGAACCAGTTGGTTCACCGATTATGGCAAGGTGCCGAACATCAACGAACCGAAGGGATACGTGGCTCAGCCCCTCGATGGCATTTGGGCGACCGCTCCTTATTTGCACAACGGCAGTGTGCCGACGCTCTGGCACATGCTGCATCCCGCTCAGCGGCCCGTTGTATGGAAGCGAACCGAGACCGGCTACGACCAAAAACGAGTGGGCCTGGAAGTGGAAATGCTCGATGCCGTTCCCGCGGACCTAAACAGCGCGGAGCAGCGACAGCACTTCAATACGCGCGGCTTTGGCAAGAGTGCCGCCGGGCATGACTATCCGGATGCGCTCAGCGAAGATGAGAAAACCGCCGTCCTCGAATATTTGAAGACGCTGTAG
- a CDS encoding GNAT family N-acetyltransferase — translation MTAGAATRLRVLVVHNSVPDDAPAAERDVLEQVAVVADACRELNFACDTMSCDLDLRPLLARVEAYRPDVVFSLVESLAGRDQLAWLIPGLLETIGVPCTGSASGPLNLSNDKLRTKERLKLAGLPTPAWYTREDLQRDAARKSFQSGPFILKAISEHASLGLDDTALVHAESATDLLGRLQQQTERLQKPCFAEQFIAGREFNLSVLAAEAQPQVLPAAEIDFSKFPADKPRIIGYAAKWDEGSFEFDHTPRMFSFPPADKPLLDWLGSLARSCWQVLELAGWVRVDFRVDEQGQPWILEVNTNPCLSPDAGFAAAVQQAGLSLTQSVERIICTALPIAATRAELPNASKRQVGQVQATLRSEVTAADEEHVREIVAATGMFRANEVDVAAELVRVRLRDGQSSGYEFLFAEQAGQVLGYACYGQNTVTLASYDLYWIAVRPELQGRGIGQQLLQAVEASIAAAGGQQIYIETSNRPDYAATRRFYERCGYALEAVLRDYYAAGDDKAVFVRRTGYSSK, via the coding sequence ATGACCGCAGGGGCAGCAACTCGCCTGCGTGTGCTCGTCGTTCATAACAGTGTGCCCGACGATGCTCCTGCTGCGGAGCGCGACGTGCTCGAGCAGGTGGCGGTCGTCGCGGACGCGTGTCGCGAATTGAACTTCGCCTGCGACACGATGAGTTGCGACCTCGATCTGCGACCCTTGCTGGCACGGGTCGAAGCCTATCGCCCCGACGTAGTCTTCAGCCTGGTCGAGTCGCTCGCGGGGCGAGATCAACTTGCCTGGCTCATTCCCGGTCTGCTCGAAACCATTGGCGTTCCTTGCACCGGCAGCGCTTCTGGCCCACTGAATTTGAGCAACGACAAGTTGCGGACGAAAGAGCGGCTGAAACTGGCTGGCCTCCCCACGCCTGCCTGGTACACGCGCGAGGACTTGCAGCGTGACGCAGCCCGCAAGTCTTTCCAGTCCGGTCCGTTCATTCTCAAGGCCATCAGCGAGCATGCGTCCCTCGGTCTCGATGACACTGCGCTCGTGCACGCCGAATCGGCCACTGATTTACTCGGCCGCTTGCAGCAGCAGACCGAGCGATTGCAGAAGCCGTGTTTCGCCGAGCAGTTCATCGCCGGGCGAGAGTTCAATCTGTCGGTGTTGGCCGCCGAAGCGCAGCCGCAGGTGTTGCCTGCTGCCGAGATCGACTTCAGCAAGTTCCCCGCAGACAAGCCGCGCATCATCGGTTACGCGGCCAAGTGGGACGAGGGCTCGTTTGAGTTCGACCATACACCGCGAATGTTTAGCTTCCCTCCCGCTGATAAACCACTGCTCGATTGGCTCGGCTCGCTCGCCCGTTCGTGTTGGCAAGTTTTGGAGCTCGCCGGCTGGGTGCGAGTCGACTTTCGTGTTGACGAGCAAGGTCAGCCGTGGATTCTGGAAGTAAACACTAATCCTTGCCTCTCTCCCGATGCGGGCTTTGCTGCCGCAGTCCAACAAGCTGGACTAAGTCTGACGCAATCCGTGGAACGAATCATTTGCACCGCACTGCCGATTGCTGCAACCCGTGCAGAATTGCCAAATGCAAGTAAACGGCAAGTTGGCCAAGTACAAGCCACTCTCCGCAGCGAAGTGACCGCTGCCGATGAAGAGCACGTCCGCGAAATCGTCGCGGCGACGGGCATGTTCCGCGCGAACGAAGTGGACGTGGCAGCCGAATTAGTGCGCGTTCGCCTGCGCGATGGCCAAAGCAGTGGCTATGAGTTTCTCTTCGCCGAGCAGGCTGGCCAAGTGCTCGGGTACGCCTGCTACGGTCAGAACACTGTCACCCTGGCTAGCTACGACTTGTACTGGATTGCCGTCCGGCCCGAGTTGCAGGGCCGCGGCATTGGCCAGCAATTGCTGCAAGCGGTCGAAGCAAGCATTGCCGCGGCAGGTGGCCAGCAGATTTATATCGAAACTTCCAATCGTCCCGATTATGCCGCCACGCGTCGCTTCTATGAGCGCTGCGGCTATGCCCTCGAAGCGGTGCTGCGAGATTACTATGCGGCGGGGGACGATAAGGCGGTCTTTGTCCGCCGCACGGGCTACTCAAGCAAATAG
- a CDS encoding ribonuclease E inhibitor RraB, which translates to MNQDYPADADGDALRGVAADGNDLNQPMQVDFPVVFASLAEAQTFLPTARSHGYDVEIGEIEDDQVDVYCVRTMLLTYEAVVACQHELNELSKPFGGFCDGWETFGNIERGNG; encoded by the coding sequence TTGAACCAGGATTATCCCGCTGATGCCGATGGCGATGCCCTGCGGGGTGTGGCAGCCGACGGCAACGATCTGAACCAGCCGATGCAAGTCGACTTTCCCGTGGTCTTTGCCAGTCTGGCCGAAGCACAAACGTTCTTGCCGACCGCTCGCAGCCACGGCTATGACGTGGAAATTGGCGAAATAGAAGATGACCAGGTCGATGTCTACTGCGTGCGGACGATGCTGCTCACTTACGAGGCCGTCGTCGCCTGCCAGCATGAATTGAACGAACTGAGTAAGCCGTTCGGCGGCTTTTGCGACGGCTGGGAAACGTTCGGGAACATCGAGCGCGGGAACGGTTGA
- a CDS encoding YggS family pyridoxal phosphate-dependent enzyme, with the protein MPSFAANPLLLENIARVRAEVAEAAVRSGRRADEVTIVAATKYVDANITRQVAAAGLLDLGESRPQEIWSKGPELTDLPIRWHLIGHLQRNKVRRTLPFVALFHSIDSLRLLEELQTEAEKLGQVVAILLEVNISGDEAKHGFAPAEMPSVIETAAQFSHLQIRGLMSMAGLDTDAVTAQQQFAAVRQLRDQLAPNAPANVSLADLSMGMSGDFREAIAEGATMVRIGSSFFEGLF; encoded by the coding sequence ATGCCATCGTTCGCCGCGAATCCCCTGCTGCTCGAAAACATCGCTCGCGTTCGCGCAGAAGTAGCTGAGGCAGCGGTCCGCAGCGGTCGCCGGGCAGACGAGGTGACAATCGTCGCGGCGACCAAGTACGTCGATGCGAATATCACACGGCAAGTGGCTGCGGCGGGACTGCTCGACTTGGGTGAAAGCCGGCCGCAAGAGATCTGGTCGAAAGGTCCGGAACTGACCGACCTGCCGATTCGCTGGCACTTGATTGGTCATTTGCAACGGAACAAGGTGCGACGCACGCTCCCCTTCGTCGCACTGTTTCATTCGATCGACAGTTTGCGCCTGTTGGAAGAATTGCAAACCGAAGCAGAAAAGCTAGGCCAAGTTGTGGCAATCCTGCTCGAAGTGAACATCTCGGGAGACGAGGCCAAGCATGGCTTTGCGCCGGCAGAGATGCCAAGTGTGATCGAAACCGCGGCCCAGTTCAGTCACTTGCAGATACGCGGGCTGATGAGCATGGCCGGCCTCGATACCGATGCTGTCACCGCGCAGCAGCAATTCGCCGCGGTTCGCCAATTGCGCGATCAACTCGCACCGAATGCCCCCGCGAACGTCAGCCTCGCTGACTTAAGCATGGGAATGAGCGGCGACTTTCGAGAAGCGATTGCCGAAGGGGCAACCATGGTAAGAATCGGCTCGAGTTTTTTCGAGGGGCTGTTTTAG
- a CDS encoding uracil-DNA glycosylase, with amino-acid sequence MNIESWQSLQEKIVACERCPRLREYCREIAAEKRKAYLAWDYWGKPVPNFGVAPVGLLIVGLAPAAHGANRTGRMFTGDRSGEWLYRALHRAGFANQGHSEKIDDGLQLLDCTITAMCHCAPPDNKPLPTEIAACQPWLTQTFNLAQPRVLLALGQFAWKASLDQARQRGCFTAKKLPAFGHGAEVPLAGDRWLLGSYHPSQQNTFTGRLTEPMFDAIFTRARQLLSQT; translated from the coding sequence ATGAACATCGAGTCGTGGCAATCGCTGCAAGAAAAGATCGTCGCCTGCGAGCGCTGCCCGCGACTGCGTGAGTATTGCCGCGAGATTGCAGCTGAGAAGCGCAAGGCTTATCTGGCCTGGGACTACTGGGGCAAGCCGGTCCCGAATTTTGGCGTGGCTCCAGTGGGGCTGCTAATAGTCGGCCTGGCTCCGGCGGCACATGGAGCGAATCGGACGGGGAGAATGTTCACGGGCGACCGCAGCGGCGAGTGGCTTTATCGCGCGCTCCACCGCGCTGGCTTTGCCAATCAGGGGCACTCGGAGAAGATCGATGACGGCTTGCAACTGCTCGATTGCACGATCACGGCGATGTGCCACTGCGCACCCCCCGATAACAAACCACTGCCGACAGAAATCGCCGCTTGCCAACCGTGGCTGACGCAGACATTCAATTTGGCGCAGCCCCGCGTGCTGTTGGCACTTGGGCAGTTTGCCTGGAAGGCATCGCTCGACCAGGCGCGCCAACGGGGGTGCTTCACGGCAAAAAAGTTGCCGGCCTTTGGGCATGGGGCCGAAGTGCCACTGGCGGGCGACCGGTGGCTGCTCGGCAGTTATCATCCCAGCCAGCAGAATACGTTTACCGGTCGCTTGACCGAACCGATGTTCGACGCCATCTTCACGCGTGCCCGTCAACTTCTCTCACAAACATGA
- a CDS encoding sensor histidine kinase: MSSLPIHDLTQLRAQCAELERERNELLREREVMNHSLELHERDRQLLAFEIHDGIVQDMSASVMLLDSAARQIQFETPAAKELYEQAVRTLRESGAEARRLIRGLIPVVLDEAGFVASLQKLVLRFQNDYGLQVAFQADVQLQHLAPAFEMIILRVVQEALNNVWRHSQCRQADVQVQQLGSELLVRIADQGLGFEPGDVKPTRYGLTGMQERARMLGGATQIVSHPGQGTKVEMQLPLARAVLDDPFAQRK, encoded by the coding sequence ATGTCTTCTTTGCCCATCCACGATCTGACGCAACTGCGCGCGCAATGTGCCGAACTTGAGCGCGAGCGGAACGAACTGCTGCGCGAGCGCGAGGTCATGAATCATTCGCTCGAACTGCACGAGCGCGATCGACAACTGCTGGCATTTGAGATTCACGATGGCATCGTGCAGGATATGTCTGCCAGTGTGATGTTGCTTGATTCGGCAGCGAGACAAATTCAGTTTGAAACGCCCGCTGCGAAGGAACTGTACGAACAGGCCGTCCGCACGCTGCGCGAAAGCGGTGCCGAGGCGCGGCGCCTGATACGCGGGTTGATTCCCGTGGTACTCGACGAGGCCGGTTTTGTCGCCTCGCTACAAAAACTAGTGCTGCGATTTCAAAACGATTACGGCTTGCAGGTGGCGTTTCAGGCCGACGTGCAACTGCAGCACCTGGCACCCGCCTTCGAGATGATCATCTTGCGCGTGGTGCAGGAGGCACTCAACAACGTCTGGCGACACAGTCAATGTCGGCAGGCAGACGTGCAGGTGCAACAGCTGGGCAGTGAACTGCTGGTTCGCATTGCCGATCAAGGCTTGGGCTTTGAACCGGGTGACGTGAAGCCGACGCGGTACGGATTAACCGGCATGCAAGAGCGGGCCCGGATGCTCGGCGGGGCAACGCAAATCGTCAGTCATCCTGGGCAGGGGACGAAGGTCGAAATGCAGTTGCCGCTGGCGCGAGCAGTCCTGGACGATCCGTTTGCACAGCGTAAATAG